Proteins from one Streptomyces sp. NBC_00289 genomic window:
- the fdxA gene encoding ferredoxin → MTYVIAQPCVDVKDKACIEECPVDCIYEGQRSLYIHPDECVDCGACEPVCPVEAIFYEDDTPEEWKDYYKANVEFFDELGSPGGASKLGLIERDHPFVAALPPQNQ, encoded by the coding sequence GTGACCTACGTCATCGCGCAGCCTTGTGTCGACGTCAAGGACAAGGCGTGCATCGAGGAGTGCCCGGTCGACTGCATCTACGAGGGCCAGCGGTCCTTGTACATCCACCCGGACGAATGCGTCGACTGCGGCGCCTGTGAGCCGGTCTGCCCGGTCGAGGCGATCTTCTACGAGGACGACACTCCGGAGGAGTGGAAGGACTACTACAAGGCGAACGTCGAGTTCTTCGACGAACTCGGCTCTCCCGGCGGCGCCAGCAAGCTGGGCCTGATCGAGCGCGACCACCCCTTCGTCGCCGCGCTGCCGCCGCAGAACCAGTAA
- a CDS encoding response regulator, protein MSRTIKVLLAEDQSMVREALAALLGLEDDIEVVAQVARGDEVLAAAREHDVDVALLDIEMPGATGIEAAGLVHRELPGVKLVVLTTFGRPGYLRSAMEAGADAFLVKDAPAAQLAAAVRKVLAGERVIDPTLAAAALAGGANPLTDREREVLRAAADGSTNAELATALHLSQGTVRNYLSTAIQKLAVRNRAEAVRAAREKGWL, encoded by the coding sequence ATGAGCCGCACGATCAAGGTCCTGCTCGCCGAGGACCAGTCGATGGTCCGCGAGGCGCTGGCCGCACTGCTCGGCCTCGAGGACGACATCGAGGTCGTCGCCCAGGTGGCGCGCGGCGACGAGGTCCTGGCCGCCGCCCGCGAGCACGACGTGGACGTTGCCCTGCTGGACATCGAGATGCCGGGCGCGACCGGCATCGAGGCCGCGGGCCTGGTGCACCGGGAGCTCCCCGGGGTGAAGCTGGTCGTCCTGACCACCTTCGGCCGCCCCGGCTACCTCCGCAGCGCGATGGAAGCCGGCGCCGACGCCTTCCTGGTCAAGGACGCCCCGGCCGCCCAACTCGCCGCCGCGGTACGCAAGGTGCTGGCCGGTGAACGGGTCATCGACCCCACGCTCGCCGCGGCGGCCCTGGCGGGGGGCGCCAACCCCCTGACCGACCGCGAACGCGAGGTTCTCCGGGCGGCGGCGGACGGCTCCACCAACGCCGAACTGGCCACGGCCCTGCACCTGTCCCAGGGGACGGTCCGCAACTACCTCTCCACGGCGATCCAGAAACTGGCGGTACGCAACCGGGCGGAGGCGGTCCGCGCGGCGCGGGAGAAGGGCTGGCTGTGA
- a CDS encoding ABC transporter permease encodes MNSLIKLELVRALRNRKFLFFSVIYPSALFLLIAGNADATTRVDGTGLTVPTYMMVSMASFGALTAVLMGNSERIAKERESGWVRQLRLTPLPGRGYVLAKTASAAVVSLPSIVIVFVVAAVVKDVRLDAWQWLALTGAIWAGSLVFAALGVAIGYLASGDAVRPITMITYFGLSMLGGLWMPSTTFPQWLQDIAQWLPTHAYAALGRAIEQSQAPHAKDVAILAVFLALFAGGAAWLYRKDTLKA; translated from the coding sequence GTGAACAGCCTGATCAAGCTGGAACTCGTCCGCGCCCTGCGCAACCGCAAGTTCCTGTTCTTCTCGGTGATCTACCCCTCGGCGCTGTTCCTGCTCATCGCGGGCAACGCCGACGCCACCACCAGGGTCGACGGCACGGGCCTGACCGTCCCGACGTACATGATGGTCTCCATGGCCTCCTTCGGCGCCCTGACGGCCGTCCTCATGGGCAACAGCGAGCGCATCGCCAAGGAGCGGGAGAGCGGCTGGGTACGGCAGCTGCGCCTGACGCCCCTTCCGGGCCGCGGCTACGTCCTCGCCAAGACCGCGAGCGCCGCCGTCGTCAGCCTGCCGTCCATCGTCATCGTCTTCGTCGTGGCCGCGGTCGTGAAGGACGTACGGCTGGACGCCTGGCAGTGGCTCGCCCTGACCGGCGCGATCTGGGCGGGCAGCCTGGTCTTCGCCGCGCTCGGTGTCGCCATCGGCTACCTGGCGTCCGGGGACGCGGTCCGCCCGATCACGATGATCACCTACTTCGGCCTGTCGATGCTCGGCGGCCTGTGGATGCCGTCGACGACGTTCCCGCAGTGGCTCCAGGACATCGCGCAGTGGCTGCCCACGCACGCGTACGCTGCCCTGGGGCGGGCCATCGAACAGAGCCAGGCCCCGCACGCGAAGGACGTCGCCATCCTCGCCGTCTTCCTCGCCCTCTTCGCGGGCGGCGCGGCCTGGCTGTACCGGAAGGACACGCTGAAGGCGTGA
- a CDS encoding ABC transporter ATP-binding protein, which yields MTTTTTTTATEVVGFEQVSKSYGDVRAVDGLTLRLHPGETVALLGPNGAGKSTTLDLLLGLKQADSGTVRIFGTGPREAIVAGRVGAMLQSGGLMDEVTVRELVTLACDLHPRAYPVTDVLARAGVTQIADRKVNKLSGGQAQRVRFALATAGDSDLIVLDEPTTGMDVSARQAFWATMREQADQGRTVLFATHYLEEADAIADRVLVLHRGRLLADGTAAEIKAKAGARRVSFDLEGPLDEEPLRNLPFLTSIDISGHTVRIQSSDADATVHALYGLGVHPRNLEVAGLGLEQAFVAITAAEEAKSL from the coding sequence ATGACGACGACAACGACGACCACCGCCACCGAGGTGGTCGGGTTCGAGCAGGTGAGCAAGAGCTACGGGGACGTCCGGGCCGTGGACGGTCTGACGCTGCGCCTGCACCCGGGGGAGACCGTGGCGCTGCTGGGCCCCAACGGGGCCGGCAAGTCGACCACGCTCGACCTGCTGCTCGGCCTCAAGCAGGCCGACAGCGGCACGGTGCGGATCTTCGGCACCGGCCCGCGCGAGGCGATCGTCGCCGGACGCGTCGGCGCCATGCTGCAGAGCGGCGGACTCATGGACGAGGTCACCGTCCGCGAACTGGTCACGCTGGCCTGCGATCTGCACCCGAGGGCCTACCCGGTGACCGACGTGCTGGCCCGGGCCGGCGTCACCCAGATCGCCGACCGCAAGGTCAACAAGCTCTCCGGCGGCCAGGCCCAGCGCGTCCGCTTCGCCCTCGCCACCGCGGGCGACAGCGACCTGATCGTGCTGGACGAGCCCACCACCGGCATGGACGTCTCCGCCCGCCAGGCCTTCTGGGCCACCATGCGCGAACAGGCCGACCAGGGACGGACCGTGCTGTTCGCCACGCACTACCTGGAGGAGGCCGACGCCATCGCCGACCGGGTGCTGGTGCTGCACCGCGGGCGGCTGCTCGCCGACGGCACCGCGGCCGAGATCAAGGCGAAGGCGGGGGCGCGCCGGGTGTCGTTCGACCTGGAGGGCCCCCTCGACGAGGAGCCCCTGCGCAACCTGCCCTTCCTGACCTCGATCGACATCTCGGGCCACACCGTCCGTATCCAGTCCTCCGACGCCGACGCGACCGTCCACGCCCTGTACGGACTCGGCGTCCACCCCCGCAACCTGGAGGTCGCCGGACTCGGTCTCGAGCAGGCCTTCGTCGCCATCACGGCCGCCGAGGAGGCGAAGTCGCTGTGA
- a CDS encoding GNAT family N-acetyltransferase yields MEISATGRLVVRLTAADVGKRVSVRSMIEHAAAGEKFTDTVGVLTSWDKGVLRITRKDGRSVRIPESALVAGKIVPPAPARRRGPAASYEELARVSSRAWRPLVSERLGEWELRAAEGFTRRANSVLPLGDPGLPLDEALTAVRRWYGERELPAYVQTATGAAGTQELLSAELERRGWVREVTAELWTGALAPVADREEAPGVLLSREADEAWLARYQRKGVSEVALKVLGSGPSVWFATVPGAAAGAAPAAIGRCVVDGRWAGFAAVEVDPALRRRGLAGTVMTALARRALDEGASAGWLQVETDNVGAQALYDQLGFTAHHAYHHYREPERVEPGSAGTGRYRSS; encoded by the coding sequence GTGGAAATCTCTGCGACCGGACGTCTCGTGGTCCGTCTCACCGCCGCTGACGTGGGCAAACGGGTCTCCGTACGGTCCATGATCGAACATGCGGCGGCGGGTGAGAAGTTCACCGACACGGTCGGTGTTCTCACATCATGGGACAAGGGTGTGCTGCGGATCACACGCAAGGACGGCCGCAGTGTCCGTATTCCGGAATCGGCGCTGGTGGCGGGCAAGATCGTGCCCCCGGCGCCGGCCCGCCGACGCGGCCCCGCCGCCTCCTACGAGGAGCTGGCGCGGGTGTCCTCGCGCGCGTGGCGGCCACTGGTGAGCGAGCGGCTGGGCGAGTGGGAGCTGCGGGCCGCCGAAGGCTTCACGCGGCGGGCGAACTCCGTGCTGCCGCTCGGCGACCCCGGCCTGCCGCTCGACGAGGCGCTGACCGCCGTACGGCGCTGGTACGGCGAGCGGGAGCTGCCCGCCTACGTGCAGACCGCCACCGGCGCCGCGGGGACGCAGGAGCTGCTGAGCGCGGAGCTGGAGCGGCGGGGCTGGGTGCGGGAGGTGACCGCCGAGCTGTGGACCGGCGCGCTCGCGCCGGTGGCCGACCGGGAGGAGGCCCCCGGCGTCCTGCTGTCCCGGGAGGCGGACGAGGCCTGGCTCGCGCGCTATCAGCGCAAGGGGGTGAGCGAGGTGGCCCTGAAGGTGCTGGGCAGCGGCCCCTCGGTGTGGTTCGCGACCGTGCCGGGTGCGGCGGCGGGCGCGGCTCCCGCCGCGATCGGGCGGTGTGTCGTCGACGGACGGTGGGCGGGCTTCGCCGCCGTCGAGGTGGATCCCGCGCTACGGCGGCGGGGGCTGGCCGGGACCGTGATGACCGCGCTGGCCCGGCGCGCGCTCGACGAGGGCGCGTCGGCCGGGTGGCTGCAGGTCGAGACGGACAATGTGGGAGCGCAGGCGTTGTACGACCAGCTGGGTTTCACGGCGCACCACGCGTACCACCACTACCGCGAACCGGAACGCGTCGAACCCGGAAGTGCCGGCACCGGCCGGTACCGATCGTCCTGA
- a CDS encoding sensor histidine kinase, protein MGQSPRNLREALRKTVWIVVWLVFLSSPVHDLVSGDHTTGATVAGWLGLLAFVAVYLSLVFRNMGGRAYSGRTLGALILGLAVVATVLCLTLGTEWLGLYVYVSVACGAALPLRMAYWTIPLTAATMVLVGLRIGERDAMDLVLLVVLIGFAMTGVGQLVRTTIELRKARATVAQLAANEERLRLARDLHDLLGHSLSLITLKSELAGRMLPGHPDKAAQQIADIEQVSRQALVDVREAVTGYRRPRLHGELAGAQVALTAAGVIAELPSEPDLTGVPEESESALAWALREAITNVVRHSGAGRCTVEVLHRQSLDGPVCELSVENDGSGGSGKGPGNGLTGLTERLEKAGGSLEAGRTKRGFRLVARVPAGGAADVGSGA, encoded by the coding sequence ATGGGACAGTCGCCCCGCAACCTCCGCGAGGCGCTGCGCAAGACCGTGTGGATCGTCGTCTGGCTCGTCTTCCTCAGCTCGCCGGTCCACGACCTGGTGTCCGGCGACCACACCACGGGCGCGACCGTGGCCGGCTGGCTGGGCCTGCTGGCCTTCGTCGCGGTCTACCTGTCGCTGGTCTTCCGGAACATGGGTGGCAGGGCGTACTCCGGGCGGACGCTCGGCGCCCTGATCCTCGGTCTCGCGGTCGTCGCCACCGTCCTGTGCCTCACGCTCGGCACGGAGTGGCTCGGCCTCTACGTGTACGTCTCCGTCGCGTGCGGGGCGGCCCTGCCGCTGCGCATGGCGTACTGGACGATCCCGCTGACCGCCGCGACCATGGTGCTCGTCGGCCTGCGAATCGGCGAGCGGGACGCCATGGACCTGGTGCTGCTCGTGGTGCTGATCGGGTTCGCGATGACCGGCGTCGGCCAACTGGTGCGGACGACCATAGAGTTGCGCAAGGCCCGGGCCACCGTCGCCCAGCTCGCCGCGAACGAGGAACGGCTGCGGCTGGCCCGCGACCTGCACGACCTGCTCGGTCACTCACTGTCCCTGATCACGCTGAAGAGCGAGCTCGCCGGCCGGATGCTGCCGGGCCACCCCGACAAGGCGGCCCAGCAGATCGCCGACATCGAACAGGTCAGCCGCCAGGCCCTCGTCGACGTGCGCGAGGCCGTCACCGGCTACCGCCGCCCGCGCCTGCACGGCGAACTCGCGGGCGCGCAGGTCGCGTTGACGGCGGCCGGAGTCATCGCCGAACTGCCCTCCGAACCGGACCTCACCGGCGTCCCCGAGGAGAGCGAGTCGGCCCTCGCCTGGGCGCTGCGCGAGGCGATCACCAATGTCGTACGGCACAGCGGCGCCGGGCGCTGCACGGTCGAGGTGCTGCACCGCCAGAGCCTCGACGGGCCGGTGTGCGAACTGTCCGTCGAGAACGACGGCTCCGGCGGCTCCGGCAAGGGGCCGGGCAACGGCCTCACCGGCCTCACCGAGCGCCTGGAGAAGGCGGGCGGCTCCCTGGAGGCGGGCCGCACCAAGCGCGGCTTCCGGCTTGTCGCCCGCGTGCCGGCCGGCGGCGCGGCCGACGTAGGATCCGGCGCATGA
- a CDS encoding tetratricopeptide repeat protein, translating into MRPPYPPPPERSAELRQRFAAEARSERPDLSALCLLLGAEADGELDDAGLDSAQIELDKLAGQLPFRPGGPRSWAVALRELLGERSGFRGFPADYQRLESSLLHRVLARRRGLPILLSVLWMEVARRAGAPVYGVALPGHFVVGFGTEEQVLADPFDGGRVLSGSDAELLVAGATGAPLHPSMLGPAEPLEVVVRILNNVRAWAAARPERSDVSLWAVELSLLLPSHPARLRYERAQLLVQRGDFVEGAAELDAYAEVVGAVDEPAAARVRDQAHAARAMLN; encoded by the coding sequence ATGCGTCCTCCCTATCCCCCGCCGCCCGAGCGCTCCGCCGAACTACGGCAGCGGTTCGCCGCAGAGGCGCGCTCCGAGCGTCCCGACCTGTCCGCGCTGTGCCTGCTGCTCGGCGCGGAGGCCGACGGGGAGCTGGACGACGCCGGGCTCGACAGCGCGCAGATCGAGCTGGACAAGCTCGCCGGACAGCTGCCGTTCCGGCCGGGCGGACCGCGCTCGTGGGCGGTCGCGCTACGGGAACTGCTGGGGGAACGGTCCGGGTTCCGCGGGTTCCCCGCGGACTACCAGCGGCTCGAGTCCTCGTTGCTGCACCGGGTGCTGGCGCGACGGCGGGGGCTGCCGATCCTGCTGTCGGTGCTGTGGATGGAGGTCGCGAGACGGGCGGGGGCGCCGGTGTACGGGGTGGCTCTGCCGGGGCACTTCGTGGTCGGGTTCGGCACCGAGGAGCAGGTGCTCGCCGATCCCTTCGACGGGGGGCGCGTGCTGAGCGGGTCCGACGCGGAGCTGCTGGTGGCGGGGGCCACCGGGGCGCCGTTGCATCCGTCGATGCTCGGTCCCGCGGAGCCGCTGGAGGTGGTGGTGCGGATCCTGAACAACGTCCGGGCGTGGGCCGCGGCGCGGCCCGAGCGGTCGGACGTCTCCCTGTGGGCCGTCGAGTTGTCGCTGCTGCTGCCCTCGCATCCGGCGCGGTTGCGCTACGAGCGGGCCCAGTTGCTCGTGCAGCGGGGGGACTTCGTCGAGGGCGCGGCCGAACTCGACGCGTACGCCGAGGTGGTGGGCGCGGTGGACGAGCCGGCCGCGGCACGGGTCCGGGACCAGGCGCACGCCGCGCGGGCGATGCTGAACTGA
- a CDS encoding bifunctional succinyldiaminopimelate transaminase/glutamate-prephenate aminotransferase: MSAVSDRLPTFPWDKLTPYKATAEAHPDGIVDLSVGTPVDPVPELVQKALIDAADSPGYPTVWGTPGLRDAITGWVERRLGARGVTHRHVLPIVGSKELVAWLPTQLGLGPGDRVAHPRLAYPTYEVGARLARAEYEVYDDPTDLDPTNLRLLWLNSPSNPTGKVLGKDELTRIVAWAREHGVLLFSDECYVELGWEAEPVSVLHPDVNGGSFEGIVSVHSLSKRSNLAGYRAAFLAGDPAVLGPLLEIRKHGGMMTSAPTQAAVIAALGDDTHVREQRDRYAARRTALREALLKHGFRIEHSEASLYLWATRDESCWTTVAHLADLGILVAPGDFYGTAGENFVRVALTATDERVRAAVGRL, translated from the coding sequence GTGTCCGCAGTCTCCGACCGTCTCCCCACCTTCCCCTGGGACAAGCTGACGCCGTACAAGGCGACGGCCGAGGCCCACCCGGACGGCATCGTCGACCTGTCCGTCGGCACCCCGGTCGACCCGGTTCCCGAGCTGGTCCAGAAGGCGCTGATCGACGCGGCCGACTCGCCGGGATACCCGACCGTCTGGGGCACACCCGGGCTGCGCGACGCGATCACCGGCTGGGTGGAGCGCCGGCTCGGCGCCCGCGGGGTGACGCACCGGCACGTCCTGCCGATCGTCGGCTCCAAGGAACTGGTCGCCTGGCTCCCCACCCAGCTGGGCCTCGGCCCCGGCGACCGGGTCGCCCACCCCCGCCTGGCCTACCCGACCTACGAGGTCGGCGCCCGGCTGGCGCGCGCGGAGTACGAGGTCTACGACGATCCGACGGACCTGGACCCGACGAACCTGAGGCTGCTCTGGCTCAACTCGCCGTCGAACCCGACGGGCAAGGTGCTGGGCAAGGACGAGCTGACCCGGATCGTCGCCTGGGCCCGCGAGCACGGCGTCCTGCTCTTCTCGGACGAGTGCTACGTCGAGCTGGGCTGGGAGGCCGAGCCGGTCTCGGTCCTGCACCCCGACGTCAACGGCGGCTCCTTCGAGGGCATCGTGTCGGTGCACTCCCTCTCCAAGCGCTCGAACCTGGCCGGCTATCGGGCGGCCTTCCTGGCCGGTGACCCGGCGGTCCTGGGTCCCCTGCTGGAGATCCGCAAGCACGGCGGCATGATGACGTCCGCGCCGACGCAGGCCGCCGTGATCGCGGCGCTCGGCGACGACACCCATGTGCGCGAGCAGCGCGACCGGTACGCGGCCCGCCGTACGGCCCTGCGCGAGGCGCTGCTGAAGCACGGCTTCCGCATCGAGCACAGCGAGGCCAGCCTCTACCTCTGGGCCACCAGGGACGAGTCCTGCTGGACCACGGTCGCCCACCTGGCGGACCTGGGCATCCTCGTGGCCCCGGGTGACTTCTACGGCACTGCGGGCGAGAACTTCGTCCGCGTGGCCCTCACCGCGACGGACGAACGCGTCCGGGCGGCCGTGGGGCGCCTGTAA